A genomic region of Plasmodium malariae genome assembly, chromosome: 14 contains the following coding sequences:
- the PmUG01_14020700 gene encoding DNA ligase I, putative, with translation MKLLMLLFLTKMVFCNFKKYVKSDYNYIVPFIKRKKLYNHKINFNVKVFKNFRKNTSNRYNEFLYAYFKKCLYNPKKQNDHEKENTNVKDEEKESTKRKIVGEGHAKTKKLKGKSENEIKKGSLFNCAVNEDEKINDLSSPKFNPVHFDVSNLYLSEKDKEKHKFKDSLLFTFLTNTFNQIEELKGSGTGSKKNVAIILSNVFRVLIYYSPNDLIPAVYITLNKVAPDYLNVEAGVGEALILKTMSEAYSRTEASIKKDLQQIEDLGIIAESCSCKMRTIFPLPRLTIQFVFNELKSIPNLSGSNSQQKKREVIKKLLVSAKTTEAKYIVRFLQQRLRIGVNSATVLQALSYAFILTRPSIPDEIIREGKLMNDKLLNAKVKDKEEEGDDSDNTVESEKNSIKGEGKDVKIEKKEVSDNIKKETENLGKEFDFYSLVKTIKLRNEKMNKPNLFFNIEKVGDTRLLPIFKELKKAYCEVNSDSDIFECMEKSVKSALCELPNIEIIIQNLLNGDDMNMLSKKCTVKTGVPVQPMLAKPTKGIQEVLDRFNNVTFTCEYKYDGERAQIHYIDKDNIKIFSRNLETMTEKYPDVIQIVRDQISSGATECIIDSEVVAYDIENKKILPFQVLTTRKRKDVDIENIKVKVCLFPFDLICCNGVSVIKEPLEIRRKLLYSLLKCKEGILSYATHSEMNNIEDIDIFLQDAIENSCEGLMVKTLLDNASYEPSRRSLNWLKVKKDYIEGLSDSVDLVPIAGYYGKGKRSGVYGAFVLASYNSETENFQTVCKAGTGFSDEILNTLYDLLNDKIIPNKKSYYEVSDKLNPDVWFDAHYVWEVKAADLSLSPVHTAAIGVYSDDKGIGLRFPRFLRLREDKNAEQATTTQQIIDFYEAQFTSNKNKNNDFNEDSESE, from the exons ATGAAATTATTGATGCTACtgtttttaacaaaaatggttttttgtaattttaaaaaatatgtgaaaagtgattataattatatagtaccatttataaaaaggaaaaagctgtataatcataaaataaattttaatgtaaaagTTTTTAAGAATTTTAGAAAGAACACATCAAATAgatataatgaatttttgtatgcatattttaa aAAATGTCTATACAATCCTAAGAAACAAAATGATcatgaaaaggaaaacacAAACGTAAAggatgaagaaaaagaatcaacaaaaagaaaaattgtcGGTGAGGGGCATGCAAAAACGAAAAAGTTAAAGGGAAAAAGTgagaatgaaataaaaaaaggctCTTTATTTAACTGTGCCGTTAAtgaagatgaaaaaataaacgatCTGAGCTCCCCCAAGTTTAATCCTGTTCATTTTGATGtaagtaatttatatttatcagaAAAGGATAAAGAAAAACACAAGTTTAAagattctttattatttacgtTCCTTACAAATACATTTAATCAAATAGAAGAACTAAAAGGTAGTGGGACGggtagtaaaaaaaatgtagcaATTATTTTGTCAAATGTGTTTAGagtattaatttattatagcCCGAATGATTTAATTCCTGCTgtttatataacattaaataaAGTAGCACCagattatttaaatgtagAAGCAGGTGTAGGAGAAGCATTGATTTTAAAAACCATGTCAGAAGCATATAGTCGGACAGAGGcaagtataaaaaaagatttacAACAAATAGAAGATTTAGGAATTATAGCGGAAAGTTGTTCATGTAAAATGAGAACCATTTTTCCTTTACCTCGTTTAACTATTCAATTTgtatttaatgaattaaaaagcATACCAAATCTTAGTGGTTCAAATTCTCAgcagaaaaaaagagaagtaattaaaaagttattaGTTAGCGCAAAAACCACTGAAGCGAAATATATTGTACGATTTTTACAACAACGATTAAGAATAGGTGTAAATAGTGCAACTGTGTTGCAAGCACTGTCGTATGCTTTTATATTAACGCGTCCCAGTATTCCAGATGAAATTATAAGAGAGGGCAAGCTGATGAATGATAAGTTGTTAAATGCTAAGGTAAAGGATAAGGAAGAAGAAGGTGATGATAGTGATAATACAGTTGAGagtgaaaaaaatagtatcaAGGGAGAAGGGAAAGATGTTAAAATAGAGAAGAAGGAGGTTTctgataatataaagaagGAAACAGAAAATTTGGGTAAAGAATTTGATTTCTATTCTTTAGTTAAAACAATTAAGTTAAGAAATGAGAAAATGAATAAaccaaatttattttttaacatagaAAAAGTGGGAGATACTCGTCTTCTACCAATATTtaaggaattaaaaaaagcgTACTGCGAAGTAAATAGCGATTCGGATATTTTTGAATGTATGGAAAAATCTGTTAAAAGTGCTTTATGTGAATTACCGAACATTGAAATTATCATTCAGAATTTATTAAATGGCGATGATATGAATAtgttaagtaaaaaatgCACCGTCAAAACAGGAGTTCCTGTGCAACCCATGTTAGCAAAACCAACAAAGGGAATACAAGAAGTTTTAGATAGATTTAACAATGTGACATTCACATgcgaatataaatatgatggGGAAAGAGCACaaattcattatatagataaagataatataaaaatatttagtagAAATTTAGAAACTATGACTGAAAAGTATCCTGATGTTATACAAATAGTTAGAGATCAAATTTCAAGTGGCGCTACTGAATGTATTATTGATAGTGAAGTTGTAGCGTAcgatatagaaaataaaaagatattacCTTTTCAAGTTCTAACaacaagaaaaagaaaagatgtagatattgaaaatataaaagtaaaagtatGTCTATTCCCCTTTGATTTAATTTGTTGCAATGGTGTATCAGTAATAAAGGAACCATTAGAAATTAGAAGAAAACTTTTGTACTCTTTACTAAAATGTAAGGAAGGAATTTTATCCTATGCAACACACTCtgaaatgaataatattgaagatattgatatatttttacaagaTGCAATTGAAAATAGTTGTGAAGGTTTAATGGTTAAAACTCTACTTGATAATGCTTCCTATGAGCCTTCTAGAAGATCACTAAATTGgttaaaggtaaaaaaagattatattGAAGGGTTATCTGATTCAGTTGATTTAGTTCCAATAGCTGGTTACtatggaaaaggaaaaaggagtGGAGTTTATGGTGCATTTGTTTTAGCTAGTTATAATTCAGAAACAGAGAATTTTCAAACAGTATGTAAAGCAGGTACAGGTTTTAGTGATGAAATTCTAAATACGTTATATGATTTATtgaatgataaaataatacctAATAAAAAATCGTATTATGAGGTTTCAGATAAGTTAAACCCAGATGTTTGGTTTGATGCTCATTACGTATGGGAGGTAAAAGCAGCCGACTTGTCCTTATCTCCTGTCCACACTGCAGCTATTGGGGTTTATTCAGATGATAAGGGAATAGGTTTAAGATTCCCTAGATTTCTTAGATTGAGAGAAGATAAAAATGCTGAGCAAGCTACAACTACGCAGCAAATTATTGACTTTTACGAAGCTCAGTTTACGtctaataagaataaaaataatgatttcAATGAGGATAGTGAAAGTGAATAA
- the PmUG01_14020800 gene encoding CorA-like Mg2+ transporter protein, putative, with amino-acid sequence MSYESFVLKDNGVCLKRNYDCDELDFNDEDDFVNLTSFDNNTYEYNLKSKIVSRYGKSKDDIEIFPPKDNSVINGTFLYKDRLTINDDNSELKARIRNSLCNNNNNLNLDNSKRESNLKLEGILHENDYLIQLSKLKRHVIIEIFGGKCFIREYLCTEFLKRVKQCCHVNYVKYKSGLINYRDCKQLLAENNNIASIEARLNAILVSLPPLTCIILHSSVFLVIKEDLIRDDLIKKLCNVSKKYTSLYKVDVKVIEKRPFEFCALECVFSSAIEHLQAEMKLLSKDFADIKFTLKVTNYQDILTNLHNLKEPTNILMNKVNSFIKAFHEISENNGDLKKMELTKSYFNPNNNEENKESTSQDLQMLLEYFDQELHQIHDQLKNLYDLMLNLENKIVSDLSLSRNNLIRMDIVISLINSGFGIGTLITGVFGMNLKIKLEEHDFAFLYVTGLVTFLCLLTVIMSVYFFKCIRI; translated from the exons atgtcATATGAATCATTTGTGCTAAAAGATAATGGAGTTTGTTTGAAGCGAAATTACGACTGCGATGAATTAGATTTCAATGATGAAGATGATTTTGTAAATCTTACGAGCTTTGATAACAATACATAcgaatataatttaaaaagtaaaatagtGAGTCGATATGGAAAATCAAAGGATGATATAGAAATATTCCCCCCAAAAGATAATTCGGTAATTAATGGGACGTTTCTTTATAAAGATAGACTTACGATAAACGATGATAATAGTGAACTAAAAGCTAGAATAAGAAATTCCTtgtgtaataataataataatcttaATCTAGATAATAGTAAGAGGGAGTCGAACTTAAAATTAGAAGGGATATTACACGAAAATGATTACTTAATTCAATTAAGTAAATTAAAGAGACATGTTATAATTGAAATATTTGGTGGGAAATGTTTTATAAGggaatatttatgtacagaATTTTTGAAAAGAGTAAAACAATGTTGTCAcgtaaattatgtaaaatataagagcggtttaataaattatcgTGATTGTAAGCAATTATTAGCtgaaaacaataatattgCAAGTATAGAAGCTCGATTAAACGCCATATTAGTATCTTTACCCCCTTTAACTTGTATCATTTTACATTCTAGTGTATTTCTAGTTATTAAGGAAGATTTGATACGAGATGATTTAATTAAGAAATTATGTAATGTTTCTAAAAAGTATACAAGTTTATATAAAGTTGATGTAAAGGTTATAGAAAAAAGACCTTTTGAATTTTGTGCCCTAGAATGTGTTTTTTCGAGTGCTATTGAACATTTACAAGCGGAAATGAAATTACTAAGTAAAGATTTTGCAGATATTAAATTTACCTTAAAGGTTACCAATTACCAAGacattttaacaaatttacACAATTTAAAGGAACCAACTAATATCTTAATGAATAAAGTAAATTCCTTTATTAAAGCTTTTCATGAAATATCTGAAAATAACggtgatttaaaaaaaatggaattaaCTAAGAGTTATTTTAATCCTAATAATAATGAGGAAAATAAGGAATCAACTAGTCAAGATTTACAAATGCTACTGGAATATTTCGATCAGGAACTTCATCAAATACATGaccaattaaaaaatttatatgatttaatgcttaatttagaaaataaaattgtttcTGATTTATCACTTTCCaggaataatttaataagaaTGGATATAGTTATAAGTTTAATTAATTCGGGGTTTGGCATAGGAACACTAATAACAG GGGTTTTTGGTATgaacttaaaaataaagctaGAAGAACACGATTTTGCTTTTCTTTATGTTACTGGTTTAGTTAcctttttatgtttattaacTGTAATAATgtctgtttatttttttaaatgtattcgAATCTAA